The following coding sequences lie in one Nitrososphaera sp. genomic window:
- a CDS encoding cysteine desulfurase family protein translates to MHSAHHAGRTPVYLDNAASTPVAQEVVDAMVPFLRLQYGNPSSLHYFGRETNRAVQSARRKVAALVGASTKEIIFTSGGTESDNLAIKGTALAARRENPAKNHIVVSSIEHDAVLEPCRALQEDGFSVTYLQVTDKGLVEPDELRGAIGSNTALVSIMLANNEVGTIEPVRELSAVARSAGVPFHTDAVQAAGKIPVDVGTLGIDLLSISSHKINGPKGVGALYVRKGSRVTALMHGGGQESAMRSGTENVAGIVGFGAASELAKSRLESSRRHVEDLRDYLVKRVLAEIPDSRVNGSLESRLPGNAHFTFLGVNGEDLIIKLDENGVAASTGSACSIHRQKASHVLKAMGFSHEEITGSLRLTIGAQNTREEMDTAVESLKKVVVELRLLSPFKRTPATRGT, encoded by the coding sequence ATGCATAGCGCGCACCATGCAGGTCGCACGCCAGTCTACCTTGATAACGCGGCGTCGACGCCTGTTGCACAGGAAGTCGTTGACGCAATGGTCCCGTTCCTCCGGCTGCAATACGGAAATCCTTCCTCGCTTCATTATTTCGGAAGAGAGACCAATAGGGCTGTGCAGTCAGCTCGCCGGAAAGTGGCCGCACTTGTCGGCGCCAGCACAAAGGAGATAATTTTTACTTCCGGGGGGACCGAATCGGACAACCTTGCGATAAAGGGCACTGCGCTCGCTGCAAGAAGAGAGAATCCTGCAAAGAACCACATAGTGGTCAGCAGCATCGAGCATGACGCGGTCCTGGAGCCGTGCAGGGCGCTTCAGGAGGATGGCTTTTCGGTAACTTACCTGCAGGTTACAGACAAGGGGTTGGTCGAGCCCGACGAACTACGCGGCGCAATTGGAAGCAACACCGCGCTTGTCAGCATCATGCTTGCAAACAACGAGGTAGGCACCATAGAGCCGGTAAGGGAGCTGTCAGCAGTAGCGCGGTCGGCAGGCGTTCCCTTTCACACCGACGCGGTACAAGCGGCGGGCAAGATCCCGGTCGACGTCGGGACGCTAGGCATCGACCTGCTTTCAATTTCATCCCACAAGATAAACGGGCCAAAGGGCGTCGGCGCGCTTTATGTCAGGAAGGGCAGCAGGGTTACCGCGCTCATGCACGGAGGCGGGCAAGAGTCGGCAATGCGCTCGGGGACAGAAAACGTTGCAGGCATCGTCGGGTTCGGCGCGGCAAGCGAGCTTGCAAAGTCGCGCCTTGAATCCAGCAGGCGCCACGTGGAGGACCTTCGGGACTATCTGGTAAAAAGAGTGCTAGCAGAGATTCCGGATTCAAGGGTAAACGGTTCGCTTGAGAGCAGGCTGCCGGGCAACGCCCACTTTACTTTCCTTGGGGTAAACGGCGAGGACCTTATCATAAAGCTTGACGAGAACGGCGTGGCAGCTTCGACCGGCTCGGCGTGCTCTATCCACAGGCAAAAGGCGTCCCACGTTCTCAAGGCCATGGGCTTTTCGCACGAAGAAATAACGGGCTCGCTCAGGCTCACAATCGGCGCACAGAATACAAGGGAAGAGATGGACACGGCAGTCGAATCGCTGA